The genome window TGTTGGGGGCGGTGGGCGCGGCGCTCGCCCTCGGCGCGCGGCGGGCGACGGTGCTGCTGGCGGTAATGGTGCTGCCGCTCGCCGCGCCGGTTCTGATTTTCGGCGCGGGGGCGGTCGAATCGGCGCAAACGGGGTTGGCGGTCGCGCCGTCGCTCCTCATCTTGGGGGGCGTGGCGCTGTGCGCCTTGGCGGTGTGTCCGGTGGCGGCCGCCGCGGCGTTGCGACAGGCGGTGGAGTAGATGGTGGCGCAGGCGCTGAGGGCGGTTCACGAGACGATGCTGCGCGCCGCGCAGCCGGCCCGCTTCGTCGCCCTCGCGGGGACGCTGATCCCCTGGGTTGCGATCGCGGCGCTGGCGCTCCTCGCCGCCGGTCTGGCCGAGGCGCTGGCGCTTTCGCCGCCCGACTACCAGCAGGGCGAGACGGTGCGGATCATGTACGTCCACGTGCCCGCCGCGTGGATGGGCCTGTTCGTCTACGCGCTGGTTGCGGGTCTCGGCGGCGCCGGGCTGATCGGCGGGCACCCGCTCGCCTTCGCCGCCGCGCGCGCCGCCGCGCCGCTGGGGGCGACGTTCACCGCCGTCTGCCTCGTCACCGGGGCGTTCTGGGGCAAGCCGATGTGGGGTGCGTGGTGGGTGTGGGACGCGCGGCTGACCTCGATGCTGCTGCTGCTGTTCCTCTACTTCGGCCACATCGCCCTGTCCCGCGCCTTCGACGAGACCCGCCGCGGCGACAAGGCGGCGGCGGTGCTCGGGCTCGTCGGCTGCGTCAACCTGCCGGTGGTGAAGTTCTCGGTGGACTGGTGGAACACCCTGCATCAGCCCGCCAGCGTGATGAAGCTCGGCGGCCCGAGCATCGACCCCTCGATGCTGTGGCCGCTGCTGCTGATGGCGGGGGCGTTCAAGCTGACGTTCTTCGCCCTGTGGCTGGCCCGCACCCGCACCGAGGTGGTCGCGGCGCGGCTGCGCGCCGCCGCCGGGCGCGCCCGGTCCGAAGGAGCAATGCGATGACCCTGCACGGCCCCTACACCGCCTACGTGATCGGCGCCTATGCCGTGACCCTGCTGGCGCTCGGCGTCGCCGCGCTCGCGGCGTGGCGCGACTGGCGGCGGGCGCGCGCCGCCTGGGCGCGGATCGAGGGAGGGCGGCCGCGGTGACGCGCAGACGGCAACGGCTGGTCCTTCTCGGCGTCGGCGCGGCGGCGGTGGCGGTGGCGGCGGCGCTGGTGCTTTCGGCGCTCGGCGACAGCCTCACCTTCTTCTACGGTCCCTCGCAGATCCTCGCGCGCGCCGATGCCGCCACCCACCGCGTGCGCCTCGGCGGCTTGGTCGAACCCGGTTCGGTGCGCCGCGACGGCGCGGTGGTGCGGTTCGTCGTCACCGACGGCGCGGCGAGCCTGCCGGTGCGCTATGCGGGGGTGCTGCCCGATCTCTTCCGCGAGGGGCAGGGGGTGGTCGCCGAGGGGCGGATGACGCCCGACGGCGGCTTCGTCGCCGAAACCGTGCTCGCCAAGCACGACGAAAAGTACATGCCGCCGGACGTCGCCAAGGTTCTCCGCGAGAACGGCGAATGGCGGCCCGCGCAATGAGCGTCGAGGCGGGTCTGTTCGCGGTGATTCTCGCGGGCGTGCTAGCGCTGCTCCAGGCGCTCGCGCTGCCCGCCGCGCGGCTGGCCGGGAGGCCCGCGCTCGCGGCGGCGATTCCGGCGTTCGCGGCGGCGCAGGCGCTCGCGATGCTGGGAGCGATGGCGGCGCTGATCCACGCCTTCGTGGTCTCCGATTTTTCCGTGCGCGTGGTGTTCGAGAATTCCCACACCGCCAAGCCGATGCTCTACAAGGTCGCCGCCGCATGGGGCCATCACGAGGGCTCGCTGCTGCTGTGGGCGATGCTGCTGTCGCTGTTCGGCGGCCTCACCGCGTTCTGGCGGCAGGGTCTGCCCGCGGCGATGCGACTCCGGGTGTTGGCGGTGCAGGGCGGGCTGAGCTTCGGCGTGCTCGCGTTCGTGGTGCTCACCTCCAATCCGTTCGACCGCCTGCTGCCCGCGCCGTTCGAGGGGCGCGGCCTCAATCCGCTGCTTCAGGACCCCGGTCTCGCCTTCCATCCGCCGCTGCTCTACGTCGGCTCGGTCGGCGTGTCGGTGGCGTTCGCCTTCGCCATCGCCGCCCTGTGGCGGGGCGAGCTGGGGCCGGGTTGGGCGCGCGCGGTGCGGTTCTGGACCCTGGTGGCGTGGGTGTTCCTCACCGCCGGGATCGCCCTCGGCGCGGCGTGGGCCTACGCCGAGCTCGGCTGGGGCGGCTGGTGGTTCTGGGACCCGGTGGAGAACTCGGCGCTGATGCCCTGGCTCACCGCCACCGCGCTGATCCACGCGGTGCGCGGCGTCGAGCGGAAGGGCGGCGTCGAGGGCTGGGTGGTGCTGCTGGCGATCCTCGGCTTCGGCTTTTCGCTGCTCGGGATGTTCCTGGTGCGCTCGGGCGTGCTCACCTCGGTCCACGCCTTCGCCGCCGACCCGCTGCGCGGCGTGTTCATCCTCGCGCTGTTCGCGGCGATCGAGGGCGGCGCGCTGGTCCTTTACGCCCTGCGCGGCCACCGCCTGCGCTCGCACGTGGCGTTCGCACCGGTCTCGCGCGACGGCGCGTTGCTGCTCAACACCGTGCTGCTGCTGGTCGCCACCGGGGTGGTGCTGTTCGGCACCGTCTATCCGCTGCTGGCGGAATCCCTCGGCCTCGGGCGGATCTCGGTGGGCGCGCCGTTCTTCGACGCGACGGTGATGCCGCTGATGGTGCCGGTGGTGGTGCTGATGACCTTCGGCCCGATGATGAGGGCGGGGCGCGACGATCTGAAACGCCTCGCGCCGCGCCTCGCGGTCATCGCCGCCGCCGCCGCCGTCGGCGCGGGCGTGGGGGCGATCTGGACCTGGAAGGCGGCGGTCGGCTTCGGCCTCGCCGCAGCGGTCGCCGCCGGAGTGGCGCTGACGCTGGCGGGGCGGCGGCCGACCCGCCGCAGCCTCGGCATGGCGATCGCGCATCTCGGCTTCGCGGTGGCGCTGGCGGGCATCACCGGCGGCAGCCAGCTCGCCGACGAGGCGATCGCGCGGCTGCCGGTGGGCGGCAGCGTCGCGGCGGGAGGCGACACCTTCACCCTGTCCGAGTTGCGCGAGGTGCCCGGCCCCAACTACATCGCCACGCGCGGGCGCGTCACCGCGGAGGGGGTCGATCTCGCGCCCGAGATCCGCGCCTACGAAACCCCGCCGCAGACGACCACCGAGGCGGCGATCCGCTCGACCGTCCTCGGCGATACCTACGCGGTGATCGGCGATCCCGCGCCCGAGGGCACGGTGGTGCGGGTGTTCCTGAAGCCGCTGCTGCCGTGGCTGTGGGCGGGCGCGGCGATGATGTCGCTCGGCGGCGGCCTCGCGCTCACCGCCCGCGCCGCCGTCGGCCGCCGCCGGAGGGAGGGATGATGCGCGCAAAGCTCTGGCTGCCGCTCGCCGGGTTCGCGGTGCTGCTCGCCGTCGTCGGCCTGCGCATCGGCAAGACCGAGGCGCCGCTGCCGTCGCCGCTGCTGGGCAAGCCGTTGCCCGCGTTCGCGCTGCCGTTGCTGGAGGGCGACGGCACCCTGTCGAGCGCCGATCTCAAGGGGCGCGCGGTTCTGGTCAACGTCTTCGGCTCGTGGTGCGTCGCCTGCGTCGAGGAGCATCCGGTGCTGCTGGAGGCGGCGAAGACCGCCGAAATCGTCGGCATCGCCTGGCGCGACAAGCCGGAGGCCACGCGCGCGTGGCTGGCGAAGCGCGGCAATCCCTACCGCGCCGTCGGTCTCGATCCGGACAGCCGCGCGGCGCTCAATCTCGGCGTCA of uncultured Alphaproteobacteria bacterium contains these proteins:
- the ccmC gene encoding heme exporter subunit; membrane component of ABC superfamily (Evidence 2a : Function of homologous gene experimentally demonstrated in an other organism; PubMedId : 10339610, 12196152, 14532274, 21413853, 7635817; Product type t : transporter), translating into MVAQALRAVHETMLRAAQPARFVALAGTLIPWVAIAALALLAAGLAEALALSPPDYQQGETVRIMYVHVPAAWMGLFVYALVAGLGGAGLIGGHPLAFAAARAAAPLGATFTAVCLVTGAFWGKPMWGAWWVWDARLTSMLLLLFLYFGHIALSRAFDETRRGDKAAAVLGLVGCVNLPVVKFSVDWWNTLHQPASVMKLGGPSIDPSMLWPLLLMAGAFKLTFFALWLARTRTEVVAARLRAAAGRARSEGAMR
- a CDS encoding Heme exporter protein CcmD, which gives rise to MTLHGPYTAYVIGAYAVTLLALGVAALAAWRDWRRARAAWARIEGGRPR
- the ccmE gene encoding periplasmic heme chaperone (Evidence 2a : Function of homologous gene experimentally demonstrated in an other organism; PubMedId : 10339610, 12196152, 12486054, 21413853, 7635817, 8842153, 9716493, 9770295; Product type f : factor) — its product is MTRRRQRLVLLGVGAAAVAVAAALVLSALGDSLTFFYGPSQILARADAATHRVRLGGLVEPGSVRRDGAVVRFVVTDGAASLPVRYAGVLPDLFREGQGVVAEGRMTPDGGFVAETVLAKHDEKYMPPDVAKVLRENGEWRPAQ
- the ccmF gene encoding heme lyase, CcmF subunit (Evidence 2a : Function of homologous gene experimentally demonstrated in an other organism; PubMedId : 10339610, 11756453, 12196152, 7635817, 8842153, 9716493; Product type e : enzyme), which translates into the protein MAARAMSVEAGLFAVILAGVLALLQALALPAARLAGRPALAAAIPAFAAAQALAMLGAMAALIHAFVVSDFSVRVVFENSHTAKPMLYKVAAAWGHHEGSLLLWAMLLSLFGGLTAFWRQGLPAAMRLRVLAVQGGLSFGVLAFVVLTSNPFDRLLPAPFEGRGLNPLLQDPGLAFHPPLLYVGSVGVSVAFAFAIAALWRGELGPGWARAVRFWTLVAWVFLTAGIALGAAWAYAELGWGGWWFWDPVENSALMPWLTATALIHAVRGVERKGGVEGWVVLLAILGFGFSLLGMFLVRSGVLTSVHAFAADPLRGVFILALFAAIEGGALVLYALRGHRLRSHVAFAPVSRDGALLLNTVLLLVATGVVLFGTVYPLLAESLGLGRISVGAPFFDATVMPLMVPVVVLMTFGPMMRAGRDDLKRLAPRLAVIAAAAAVGAGVGAIWTWKAAVGFGLAAAVAAGVALTLAGRRPTRRSLGMAIAHLGFAVALAGITGGSQLADEAIARLPVGGSVAAGGDTFTLSELREVPGPNYIATRGRVTAEGVDLAPEIRAYETPPQTTTEAAIRSTVLGDTYAVIGDPAPEGTVVRVFLKPLLPWLWAGAAMMSLGGGLALTARAAVGRRRREG
- the dsbE gene encoding Thiol:disulfide interchange protein DsbE, with amino-acid sequence MMRAKLWLPLAGFAVLLAVVGLRIGKTEAPLPSPLLGKPLPAFALPLLEGDGTLSSADLKGRAVLVNVFGSWCVACVEEHPVLLEAAKTAEIVGIAWRDKPEATRAWLAKRGNPYRAVGLDPDSRAALNLGVTGAPETFVVAPDGRVAYKLTGVMTPEIWRERIRPLLETLK